One region of Helicoverpa zea isolate HzStark_Cry1AcR chromosome 24, ilHelZeax1.1, whole genome shotgun sequence genomic DNA includes:
- the LOC124642329 gene encoding vanin-like protein 1 yields the protein MKLLSIVVCFLCVNFLAASETYKAGVLQNKEINEFTPFIQQAGQTGVDILVLPSLPGSADKYDELVSSISKTARQAGVYVATHLYEKARCGMAYETVRSNLVFDRNGDIAAVYRKPQNGIANCTTPHSDLVTFTTDFRVTFGLVMEEDLALYDEEHFKGVKNFVMAGEWESEVAFLNAATFAPSWSYIMNANVVSTAGIYAGKAGLKNGEESLVVAELSKNGGSASQTVLSTKSSTFHQADLSQYVIRPLDVEASSMGYKDTVCHRSFCCEFYVKTASASKHEASYKLAAFNGVLPVSDHHNIAAEICLISGSENSDTVFERISITANFTKQNSQFPIVQSTVLPAENLKFSTKASENSQQVTLEAVNVKNVQNVGIFGKDSAVLEDNYVYGKKNNTETVQTDIYEYIFNEDVQEFFDYVWIRLRILIVVVSIYILEMM from the exons ATGAAGCTTTTAAGCATAGTGGTTTGTTTTTTGTGTGTGAATTTTTTGGCGGCTAGTGAG ACCTACAAAGCCGGAGTGCtacaaaacaaagaaattaatGAATTTACACCTTTCATACAACAGGCTGGGCAAACG gGGGTAGACATCTTAGTTCTCCCATCGCTGCCAGGATCTGCCGATAAATATGATGAG CTGGTAAGCTCGATCTCGAAAACGGCTAGACAGGCTGGCGTGTACGTTGCTACACATTTGTATGAAAAGGCTAGATGTGGCATGGCGTATGAAACTGTGAGGAGTAACCTGGTGTTCGATAGGAATGGAGATATTGCTGCtgt GTACAGGAAACCTCAAAACGGCATCGCCAACTGCACCACCCCCCACTCGGACCTCGTCACGTTCACCACAGACTTCAGAGTCACCTTCGGCCTGGTGATGGAAGAAGATCTGGCTTTGTATGATGAAGAGCATTTCAAAGGAGTCAAGAACTTTGTGATGGCGGGAGAGTGGGAGTCTGAGGTCGCGTTTTTGAATG CTGCTACCTTCGCTCCATCCTGGTCTTATATCATGAATGCTAACGTGGTGTCAACTGCTGGCATCTATGCTGGTAAAGCTGGTCTGAAGAATGGTGAAGAGTCACTGGTAGTTGCTGAGTTGAGCAAGAATGGAGGCAGTG cTTCTCAAACGGTACTATCCACCAAGTCTTCGACCTTCCATCAAGCAGACCTGAGTCAATACGTCATCAGACCACTGGATGTTGAAGCGAGTTCTATGGGTTACAAGGATACTGTCTGTCATAGGAGTTTCTGCTGTGAATTCTATGTTAAGACTGCTTCAG ctAGCAAACACGAAGCGAGCTACAAGTTAGCAGCATTTAATGGCGTGCTTCCAGTCAGCGATCACCACAACATTGCAGCTGAAATCTGTCTTATTTCTGG atCTGAAAATTCAGACACAGTCTTCGAAAGAATTTCCATAACTGCCAATTTCACGAAACAAAACTCCCAGTTCCCAATTGTTCAATCTACAGTACTGCCAGCAGAAAATCTCAAATTCTCCACCAAAGCCAGTGAAAATTCACAACAGGTAACACTGGAAGCTGTCAATGtcaaaaatgtacaaaatgtCGGAATCTTTGGTAAAGATAGCGCGGTTTTAGAAGATAATTATGTATatggaaagaaaaataatacggAAACTGTTCAGACTGatatatatgaatatattttcaatGAGGATGTTCAGGAATTCTTCGATTACGTCTGGATACGGTTAAGAATATTGATCGTAGTTGTGTCTATCTATATTTTGGAAATGATGtaa